From a single Cyprinus carpio isolate SPL01 chromosome A3, ASM1834038v1, whole genome shotgun sequence genomic region:
- the LOC109054790 gene encoding nuclear receptor subfamily 1 group D member 1-like isoform X1, whose amino-acid sequence MSSLGLNMTTAVDTNNTGGVISYIGSCGGSPNRTSPVSMYNENSNSSLQSLTQPYFGSSFPPSPNGSHDSSRMYTSSSSNSSSSSSGSGEDGNSSCSGGSPRGREDGGSARNSPNKSVATLTKLNGMVLLCKVCGDVASGFHYGVHACEGCKGFFRRSIQQNIQYKKCLKNETCTIMRINRNRCQQCRFKKCLSVGMSRDAVRFGRIPKREKQRMLAEMQNAMNNMVNNQLQNEFQLASITSNTPCSSTSSPSTSSSSPCPGLTLGPQAQPSAVPIAQSPSPPTPTSPSVQPAQSPPALTSSPPPCSSPGVDKTIAAITRAHRETFVYAHDKLVPALLPQNGELDNRSSNRCMAGYHLNGHNTIYHHDNNVAHHCNNFEVPPDSGLHFQASQAPGQHQQHNNNSQRPPNSNLFGVHHSQEMNSSSQGQNCPWKKRKEILLACPMNMHPYSDPSKTPQEIWEDFSLSFTPAVREVVEFAKNIPGFSTLPQNDQVTLLKAGTFEVLMVRFSSLFNVKERSVTFISGTTYSLEALKSMGMSDLLGTMFDFSEKLNALELSPEELGLFTAVVLVSADRSGIENVNSVEMLQESLIRALRTLVSKNAPNDASRFTKLLLKLPDLRTLNNMHSEKLLSFRIDA is encoded by the exons ATGTCTTCACTGGGGCTCAACATGACGACAGCAGTAGATACAAACAACACAG GTGGGGTAATATCATACATCGGATCGTGTGGAGGCTCTCCCAACCGCACCAGTCCTGTGTCCATGTACAATGAGAATTCCAACAGCAGCCTACAGTCCCTTACACAACCCTACTTTGGCTCTTCGTTCCCACCATCCCCCAATGGATCCCATGATTCCTCACGTATGTACACCAGCAGCAGTAGCAACAGCAGCAGCTCGAGTTCAGGATCAGGAGAGGACGGAAACTCATCATGCTCTGGTGGATCCCCAAGAGGCCGCGAAGATGGTGGAAGTGCACGCAATTCACCCAACAAATCAGTTGCCACCCTTACTA AGCTGAATGGAATGGTGTTGCTGTGCAAAGTGTGTGGCGACGTGGCTTCCGGTTTTCACTATGGTGTCCATGCCTGTGAGGGATGCAAG GGTTTTTTTCGACGCAGCATCCAGCAGAATATCCAGTACAAAAAGTGCCTGAAGAATGAAACCTGTACCATTATGAGGATCAACCGGAACCGGTGTCAGCAGTGCCGTTTCAAAAAGTGTCTGTCTGTGGGAATGTCCCGTGACG CTGTTCGTTTCGGCCGTATCCCAAAACGTGAGAAACAGCGCATGCTGGCCGAGATGCAGAACGCCATGAACAACATGGTGAACAACCAGCTTCAGAATGAATTCCAGCTGGCGAGCATCACATCCAACACCCCCTGCTCTTCCACCTCATCCCCATCTACCTCTTCCTCATCTCCGTGCCCGGGGCTTACATTGGGACCGCAAGCCCAGCCCTCTGCAGTACCCATAGCACAGTCCCCTTCCCCTCCGACCCCAACCTCCCCTTCGGTGCAGCCGGCTCAGAGTCCCCCAGCTCTGACTTCTTCTCCACCACCGTGCTCTAGTCCAGGTGTAGACAAAACCATCGCCGCCATAACCAGAGCACACCGTGAAACCTTCGTCTACGCCCATGATAAGTTAGTTCCAGCACTGCTGCCCCAAAACGGTGAGCTGGACAACCGAAGCAGCAACCGCTGCATGGCTGGATACCACCTCAATGGCCACAACACCATCTACCACCATGATAATAATGTCGCTCATCACTGTAACAACTTCGAGGTGCCACCAGACAGTGGCCTCCATTTTCAAGCCTCCCAAGCACCTGGGCAACATCAGCAGCACAATAACAACAGCCAGCGACCTCCAAACAGTAACCTCTTTGGCGTCCACCACAGTCAGGAGATGAACAGCAGCTCCCAGGGTCAGAACTGTCCGTGGAAAAAACGCAAGGAGATTCTGCTG GCTTGCCCAATGAACATGCATCCTTACTCAGACCCCAGCAAAACACCACAGGAAATCTGGGAAGACTTCTCTCTTAGCTTCACTCCAGCGGTGCGAGAGGTGGTGGAGTTTGCCAAAAACATCCCAGGGTTTAGCACGCTCCCCCAGAACGACCAGGTCACTTTGCTAAAAGCCGGAACGTTTGAG GTCCTCATGGTGCGCTTCTCCTCTCTGTTTAACGTAAAAGAGAGGAGCGTAACGTTCATCTCAGGCACCACTTACAGCCTAGAGGCGCTGAAAAGCATGGGCATGAGCGATCTGCTGGGAACCATGTTCGACTTCAGTGAAAAACTCAACGCATTAGAGCTCTCACCAGAAGAACTGGGACTCTTCACTGCAGTCGTGCTGGTGTCTGCAG ACCGTTCTGGCATTGAAAACGTGAATTCAGTGGAGATGCTTCAGGAAAGTTTAATCCGGGCTCTCCGAACCCTCGTCAGCAAGAACGCCCCTAATGACGCCTCCCGATTCACCAAGCTGCTGCTCAAACTTCCTGACCTGCGCACGCTGAATAACATGCACTCAGAGAAGCTGCTCTCTTTCCGCATTGACGCCTGA
- the LOC109054790 gene encoding nuclear receptor subfamily 1 group D member 1-like isoform X2: protein MYNENSNSSLQSLTQPYFGSSFPPSPNGSHDSSRMYTSSSSNSSSSSSGSGEDGNSSCSGGSPRGREDGGSARNSPNKSVATLTKLNGMVLLCKVCGDVASGFHYGVHACEGCKGFFRRSIQQNIQYKKCLKNETCTIMRINRNRCQQCRFKKCLSVGMSRDAVRFGRIPKREKQRMLAEMQNAMNNMVNNQLQNEFQLASITSNTPCSSTSSPSTSSSSPCPGLTLGPQAQPSAVPIAQSPSPPTPTSPSVQPAQSPPALTSSPPPCSSPGVDKTIAAITRAHRETFVYAHDKLVPALLPQNGELDNRSSNRCMAGYHLNGHNTIYHHDNNVAHHCNNFEVPPDSGLHFQASQAPGQHQQHNNNSQRPPNSNLFGVHHSQEMNSSSQGQNCPWKKRKEILLACPMNMHPYSDPSKTPQEIWEDFSLSFTPAVREVVEFAKNIPGFSTLPQNDQVTLLKAGTFEVLMVRFSSLFNVKERSVTFISGTTYSLEALKSMGMSDLLGTMFDFSEKLNALELSPEELGLFTAVVLVSADRSGIENVNSVEMLQESLIRALRTLVSKNAPNDASRFTKLLLKLPDLRTLNNMHSEKLLSFRIDA from the exons ATGTACAATGAGAATTCCAACAGCAGCCTACAGTCCCTTACACAACCCTACTTTGGCTCTTCGTTCCCACCATCCCCCAATGGATCCCATGATTCCTCACGTATGTACACCAGCAGCAGTAGCAACAGCAGCAGCTCGAGTTCAGGATCAGGAGAGGACGGAAACTCATCATGCTCTGGTGGATCCCCAAGAGGCCGCGAAGATGGTGGAAGTGCACGCAATTCACCCAACAAATCAGTTGCCACCCTTACTA AGCTGAATGGAATGGTGTTGCTGTGCAAAGTGTGTGGCGACGTGGCTTCCGGTTTTCACTATGGTGTCCATGCCTGTGAGGGATGCAAG GGTTTTTTTCGACGCAGCATCCAGCAGAATATCCAGTACAAAAAGTGCCTGAAGAATGAAACCTGTACCATTATGAGGATCAACCGGAACCGGTGTCAGCAGTGCCGTTTCAAAAAGTGTCTGTCTGTGGGAATGTCCCGTGACG CTGTTCGTTTCGGCCGTATCCCAAAACGTGAGAAACAGCGCATGCTGGCCGAGATGCAGAACGCCATGAACAACATGGTGAACAACCAGCTTCAGAATGAATTCCAGCTGGCGAGCATCACATCCAACACCCCCTGCTCTTCCACCTCATCCCCATCTACCTCTTCCTCATCTCCGTGCCCGGGGCTTACATTGGGACCGCAAGCCCAGCCCTCTGCAGTACCCATAGCACAGTCCCCTTCCCCTCCGACCCCAACCTCCCCTTCGGTGCAGCCGGCTCAGAGTCCCCCAGCTCTGACTTCTTCTCCACCACCGTGCTCTAGTCCAGGTGTAGACAAAACCATCGCCGCCATAACCAGAGCACACCGTGAAACCTTCGTCTACGCCCATGATAAGTTAGTTCCAGCACTGCTGCCCCAAAACGGTGAGCTGGACAACCGAAGCAGCAACCGCTGCATGGCTGGATACCACCTCAATGGCCACAACACCATCTACCACCATGATAATAATGTCGCTCATCACTGTAACAACTTCGAGGTGCCACCAGACAGTGGCCTCCATTTTCAAGCCTCCCAAGCACCTGGGCAACATCAGCAGCACAATAACAACAGCCAGCGACCTCCAAACAGTAACCTCTTTGGCGTCCACCACAGTCAGGAGATGAACAGCAGCTCCCAGGGTCAGAACTGTCCGTGGAAAAAACGCAAGGAGATTCTGCTG GCTTGCCCAATGAACATGCATCCTTACTCAGACCCCAGCAAAACACCACAGGAAATCTGGGAAGACTTCTCTCTTAGCTTCACTCCAGCGGTGCGAGAGGTGGTGGAGTTTGCCAAAAACATCCCAGGGTTTAGCACGCTCCCCCAGAACGACCAGGTCACTTTGCTAAAAGCCGGAACGTTTGAG GTCCTCATGGTGCGCTTCTCCTCTCTGTTTAACGTAAAAGAGAGGAGCGTAACGTTCATCTCAGGCACCACTTACAGCCTAGAGGCGCTGAAAAGCATGGGCATGAGCGATCTGCTGGGAACCATGTTCGACTTCAGTGAAAAACTCAACGCATTAGAGCTCTCACCAGAAGAACTGGGACTCTTCACTGCAGTCGTGCTGGTGTCTGCAG ACCGTTCTGGCATTGAAAACGTGAATTCAGTGGAGATGCTTCAGGAAAGTTTAATCCGGGCTCTCCGAACCCTCGTCAGCAAGAACGCCCCTAATGACGCCTCCCGATTCACCAAGCTGCTGCTCAAACTTCCTGACCTGCGCACGCTGAATAACATGCACTCAGAGAAGCTGCTCTCTTTCCGCATTGACGCCTGA